From a single Pochonia chlamydosporia 170 chromosome Unknown PCv3seq00010, whole genome shotgun sequence genomic region:
- a CDS encoding serum paraoxonase/arylesterase family protein (similar to Metarhizium acridum CQMa 102 XP_007812037.1) — MAGGPSLASSGAILFVAILAAIFYAGEVPRARVVLGFGREKASTVVTNSKDFYAIPDTVHCEDIHYHEPSNLLFTACEGNEATRYAWFPGLAHFDDPTVGLKAQGAIEVIDPRTMKAKKLKFTNFNGPFITHGIDVIDDPDKPKGTAVYIFAVNHIPSPAYSENKNTKEHKARSIIEVFHYVIGGDTIEHMRSVWDPLITTPNDIVAVSPTSFFVTNDHFYREGLMREIETAFFGAKWSNTIYVEFTELTDGSFRDDDHEVKAAVALDGVHNNNGLGHGRTPSEILVVSCASGRIHVGDISQPKDGKTLPTITVKQAVEFDSIVDNPSWFRDPYANKTYDASGIVGAGLTRAADLSKSHNDPRGTDGSMVWKASPPRGKSTDKGGKWVNKLLFEDDSTRLRTASAAVLVAIDPAKEKGERKAWLFATGFISKSVIAVKVAL, encoded by the exons ATGGCAGGCGGACCATCTTTAGCTTCTTCTGGAGCAATTCTTTTTGTTGCCATCCTTGCTGCAATCTTCTATGCAGGGGAAGTGCCACGAGCGAGAGTGGTGCTGGGCTTTGGGAGGGAGAAAGCAAGCACTGTTGTAACAAACTCCAAAGACTTTTACGCAATCCCGGATACAGTCCATTGCGAAGACATCCATTACCATGAACCGAGTAACCTCCTTTTCACCGCTTGCGAAGGCAACGAAGCTACCCGATATGCGTGGTTCCCGGGCCTGGCCCATTTCGATGACCCTACGGTTGGTCTCAAGGCACAAGGTGCCATTGAAGTCATTGATCCTCGG ACAatgaaggcgaagaagctcAAGTTCACCAACTTCAATGGTCCATTTATTACCCATGGCATCGACGTCATCGACGATCCTGATAAGCCGAAAGGCACGGCCGTTTATATATTTGCCGTAAACCATATCCCTAGCCCAGCGTATAGCGAGAACAAAAACACGAAGGAACACAAGGCACGGTCTATTATTGAAGTGTTTCATTACGTCATTGGCGGTGATACCATTGAACACATGCGTTCAGTTTGGGATCCGCTCATCACGACACCAAATGACATTGTTGCCGTGTCGCCGACGTCCTTTTTTGTGACCAACGACCATTTTTACAGAGAGGGCCTCATGCGGGAGATTGAAACCGCCTTCTTTGGGGCAAAATGGAGCAACACCATCTATGTCGAGTTCACCGAGCTCACCGATGGATCGTTCCGGGACGACGATCACGAAGTGAAGGCAGCCGTTGCACTCGACGGTGTGCATAACAACAATGGACTTGGCCACGGCCGAACACCCTCTGAGATTTTGGTTGTGAGCTGCGCCAGTGGCAGGATTCATGTTGGCGATATTAGTCAACCAAAAGACGGAAAGACTTTGCCAACCATTACTGTCAAGCAAGCTGTCGAGTTCGACTCCATTGTAGATAATCCCAGCTGGTTTCGGGATCCGTATGCTAACAAGACCTACGATGCGAGCGGCATTGTTGGCGCTGGACTCACAAGAGCTGCCGATTTGTCCAAGAGCCACAACGACCCTCGAGGAACTGATGGCTCCATGGTATGGAAAGCTAGTCCTCCCCGCGGCAAATCAACTGACAAGGGAGGCAAATGGGTCAACAAGTTGCTTTTTGAGGACGATTCAACTCGTCTTCGAACAGCAAGTGCGGCTGTTCTTGTCGCCATTGATCCGGCAAAGGAGAAAGGCGAGCGGAAAGCTTGGTTGTTTGCGACAGGGTTTATATCCAAGAGCGTAATTGCTGTCAAGGTTGCGTTGTAA
- a CDS encoding threonyl/alanyl tRNA synthetase (similar to Metarhizium acridum CQMa 102 XP_007812036.1) → MTVPGKTHLAFQYNGKLTELTTKVHSVRPFTSLEEPNQLLFKNGGENDFVIVTSETIFHPQGGGQPSDEGFITWKPHDATTEAATGSSSGSIQSFQVRAVRMDAVNGSQVLHLGTFTTTEAVSQLHQGDEVKQILDQEKRLLYSRLHTAGHVLGSAVRSLLETEIPGFDELKASHFPDSAACEFQGAIEGKWKEPIQARVNEYLEKSMPVEIDFWTEEDFRREGLERLIPDRRLLPPGEDKFRVVRIVGAEVYPCGGTHVDTTDLCGETKVKKIARSKGVSRVSYTVA, encoded by the coding sequence ATGACTGTCCCCGGCAAGACTCATCTGGCCTTCCAGTACAACGGGAAGCTCACAGAGCTCACGACAAAGGTACATTCTGTACGGCCGTTTACGAGTTTGGAGGAACCCAATCAATTACTCTTTAAAAATGGTGGCGAGAACGACTTTGTCATAGTTACCAGCGAGACAATATTTCATCCCCAAGGAGGAGGGCAACCTTCTGATGAAGGGTTTATCACCTGGAAACCTCATGACGCAACAACAGAAGCAGCGACTGGCTCGTCTTCGGGTTCCATCCAATCTTTTCAAGTACGCGCTGTTCGGATGGACGCTGTAAATGGCTCACAGGTGCTACACCTTGGCACCTTTACGACGACTGAAGCGGTGTCGCAATTACATCAAGGAGACGAGGTGAAGCAGATTCTAGACCAGGAAAAGCGACTACTGTACTCGCGTCTACACACAGCCGGTCACGTATTGGGTTCTGCCGTGAGGAGCTTGTTGGAAACCGAGATTCCTGGCTTTGATGAACTCAAAGCGTCGCATTTCCCCGACAGTGCGGCCTGTGAATTCCAAGGCGCAATAGAGGGAAAGTGGAAGGAGCCCATTCAAGCCCGCGTCAATGAGTACTTGGAAAAGTCTATGCCTGTGGAGATTGACTTTTGGACCGAAGAAGACTTTCGACGTGAGGGTCTGGAGCGACTAATCCCGGATCGTCGACTGCTGCCTCCTGGCGAGGACAAGTTCCGCGTCGTGCGCATCGTTGGCGCTGAAGTCTATCCGTGTGGAGGGACGCATGTTGATACGACTGACTTATGTGGTGAGACTAAGGTCAAGAAGATCGCCAGAAGTAAAGGCGTTAGCCGTGTAAGCTATACAGTGGCATAG